Proteins from a single region of Clupea harengus chromosome 5, Ch_v2.0.2, whole genome shotgun sequence:
- the rybpb gene encoding RING1 and YY1-binding protein B, producing MGDKKSPSRPKRQAKPTADDGFWDCSVCTFKNSAEAFKCSICDVRKGTSTRKPRINSQLVAQQVAQQYATPPPPKKEKREKPDRPEKEPADGERERPEGEPAEGDRDQPDGERERERAESRQPDAEPLDKGDKGDKGDKELVHKEKKDREKGREKDITLAITKKPNSKKNRPKADSRQSPPCDRSSIQSAKSMTKTNSSHNSRPKLKNIDRSTAQQLAITVGNVTVIITDFKEKTRSCSTSSSTVTSSAGSEQQHQSSGSESMDKGSSRASTPKGELSVGHDESF from the exons ATGGGCGACAAGAAAAGCCCGTCCAG GCCAAAAAGACAAGCCAAACCAACGGCAGACGACGGCTTTTGGGACTGTAGCGTCTGCACCTTCAAGAACAGCGCCGAAGCTTTCAAATGCAGCATCTGCGACGTGAGGAAGGGCACATCTACAAG gaAACCGCGGATAAACTCGCAGCTGGTGGCGCAGCAGGTGGCCCAGCAGTACGCCACGCCGCCGCCACCCAAGAAGGAGAAGCGCGAGAAGCCTGACCGGCCGGAGAAGGAGCCGGCCGATGGCGAGCGTGAGCGGCCTGAGGGCGAACCGGCCGAAGGCGACCGTGACCAGCCTGACGGCGAGCGCGAGCGTGAGCGGGCAGAGAGCCGGCAGCCCGACGCTGAGCCCCTGGACAAGGGTGACAAGGGTGACAAGGGTGACAAGGAGCTTGTgcacaaggagaagaaggaccGTGAGAAGGGCCGCGAGAAGGACATCACCCTGGCTATCACCAAGAAGcccaacagcaaaaaaaacag aCCAAAGGCAGACAGTCGCCAGAGTCCACCGTGTGATCGGAGCAGCATACAGTCCGCAAAGTCCATGACCAAGACCAACAGCTCCCACAATTCAAG GCCCAAGCTGAAGAACATTGACCGCAGCACGGCCCAACAGCTGGCCATCACGGTGGGCAACGTAACGGTGATCATCACAGACTTTAAGGAGAAGACGCGCTCGTGctcaacctcctcctccacggTCACCTCCAGCGCGGGCTCcgagcagcagcaccagagcTCCGGCTCCGAGAGCATGGACAAGGGCTCGTCGCGCGCCTCCACCCCCAAAGGAGAGCTCTCAGTGGGGCACGACGAGTCGTTCTGA